In 'Nostoc azollae' 0708, the following are encoded in one genomic region:
- a CDS encoding SGNH/GDSL hydrolase family protein, with product MNEPYLLAASLLTGLTVPTSDLPKISSIAPENTGLPDALKARSLSPVGKKVISNVDISSPEFSSQVPSKPASLQPRVRDKVISHPEFSSQFISVSDGSQLKVGQKITSGVDILLAELTNYVLPKPKKTSLSFSSQKTKQSLVSGSQMYYLRLASLKTGQIYTRVDDDDLQSLSKSVKQQKLSYEDWKSLLAMEARAISQGQGKNRLSILVGDSLSMWFPKGKLPTGKLWLNQGISGDRSEGVLRRLSAFSTTRPEVIYLMIGINDLLRGASDQKILINHRRIIRSLRQTHPKSQIMVQSILPVSHAQISNRRIRYINSKIALIAKQEGVYYLNINNWFADLDGNLRSDLTTDGVHLSPEGYDVWRFALQQME from the coding sequence ATGAATGAACCTTATCTGTTGGCAGCCAGCTTGTTAACAGGATTGACAGTACCAACATCTGATCTCCCAAAGATATCGAGTATCGCTCCAGAAAATACTGGTTTGCCGGATGCTTTAAAAGCACGTTCACTGTCGCCAGTAGGTAAAAAAGTCATCTCTAATGTTGATATTTCCTCACCAGAATTCAGTAGTCAAGTTCCTTCCAAACCAGCAAGCTTACAGCCACGAGTACGTGACAAAGTTATCTCTCATCCAGAATTTAGCAGTCAATTTATATCAGTATCAGATGGTTCGCAGCTAAAAGTAGGTCAGAAAATTACTTCTGGTGTTGACATCTTGTTAGCAGAGTTAACTAACTACGTTTTGCCCAAGCCTAAAAAAACTTCACTAAGCTTCAGTTCTCAAAAAACTAAGCAAAGTTTAGTATCTGGAAGTCAAATGTACTATCTCCGATTAGCGTCCCTGAAGACTGGTCAGATATACACTCGTGTGGATGATGATGATTTACAGTCTTTGTCGAAGTCAGTTAAGCAACAGAAACTTAGTTATGAAGACTGGAAAAGCTTATTAGCTATGGAAGCTAGGGCAATTTCTCAAGGTCAGGGTAAAAATCGTTTGAGTATTTTGGTGGGTGATTCTTTGAGTATGTGGTTTCCTAAAGGAAAACTCCCTACTGGTAAATTGTGGCTGAATCAAGGGATATCTGGAGATAGGTCTGAAGGTGTATTGAGAAGATTGTCAGCATTTTCGACAACACGCCCAGAAGTAATTTATCTGATGATTGGGATTAATGATTTGCTGAGGGGTGCTAGTGACCAAAAAATTCTGATTAATCATCGCCGGATTATTCGCAGCTTGCGTCAGACTCACCCAAAAAGTCAGATTATGGTGCAATCAATTCTGCCTGTTAGCCACGCCCAAATTTCTAACCGTCGGATTCGTTATATCAATTCCAAAATTGCTTTAATTGCGAAACAGGAAGGCGTTTATTATCTGAATATCAATAATTGGTTTGCTGACTTAGATGGTAATTTGCGTTCAGATTTAACAACTGATGGGGTGCATTTATCACCTGAAGGATATGATGTATGGCGATTTGCCTTGCAACAAATGGAATAG
- the pyk gene encoding pyruvate kinase, which produces MTQLRDSLRRTKIVATIGPATSSPEMLKAIIEAGATTLRLNFSHGTHADHQRSIRLIRQTAFELNRPVAVLQDLQGPKIRLGQFENGFIVLAKGDHFTLTNRPVIGTQEISCVTYDYLADEVPVGAKILLDDGRVEMLVEEINRDKGDLHCCVTVAGKLSNNKGVNFPGVYLSIKAMTDKDREDLMFGLDQGVDWVALSFVRNPQDIIEIKELISSIGKNVPVVAKIEKHEAIEQMEAVLSLCDGVMVARGDLGVELPAEDVPVLQKRLIATANRLGIPIITATQMLDSMVSNPRPTRAEVSDVANAILDGTDAVMLSNETAVGDYPVEAVATMARIAERIEQEEAQNLNSPQSRDNRRSIPNAISQAVGQIAENLNASAIMTLTQTGATARNVSKFRPKTPILAITPHVNVARQLQMVWGVKPLLVLELPSTGQTFQAAINVAQEKNLLNEGDLVVMTAGTLQGVSGSTDLIKVEVVTAVLGQGIGLGQGSVSGRARVAYTGMDASNFNPGDILVAPRTGVDFVDAIRKAGGIITEDESLTSHAAVIGLRLGVPVIVGVKEATQVIKDGAILTLDMQRGLVYSGAVGTL; this is translated from the coding sequence ATGACGCAATTAAGAGATTCTCTGCGCCGAACCAAAATTGTTGCTACTATTGGACCGGCTACCAGCAGTCCAGAAATGCTGAAAGCAATTATTGAAGCTGGTGCAACAACACTGCGACTTAATTTCTCCCACGGAACCCATGCTGACCATCAGCGTAGTATTCGGTTAATTCGGCAAACCGCTTTTGAACTCAATAGACCAGTTGCTGTTCTCCAAGATTTGCAAGGCCCAAAAATTCGCTTGGGGCAGTTTGAAAACGGTTTTATAGTTTTGGCAAAGGGCGATCACTTTACATTGACAAATCGTCCAGTCATAGGAACCCAAGAAATTAGCTGTGTTACCTACGATTATTTAGCAGATGAAGTCCCAGTCGGTGCAAAAATTCTCCTCGATGATGGACGAGTCGAAATGCTAGTCGAGGAAATTAACCGCGATAAAGGTGATTTACACTGTTGTGTGACAGTTGCAGGTAAACTTTCTAACAACAAAGGTGTTAACTTTCCTGGAGTTTACCTATCAATCAAAGCTATGACTGACAAAGACCGAGAGGATCTCATGTTCGGTTTAGACCAAGGTGTAGATTGGGTAGCACTTTCCTTTGTTCGCAACCCCCAAGATATTATTGAAATTAAAGAACTAATTTCCAGCATCGGCAAAAATGTCCCCGTAGTCGCCAAAATTGAAAAACACGAAGCGATTGAACAAATGGAAGCCGTTTTATCCTTATGTGATGGGGTAATGGTGGCTAGAGGTGATTTAGGAGTAGAACTACCAGCGGAAGATGTTCCCGTACTGCAAAAGCGGCTAATTGCCACAGCTAACCGTTTGGGAATTCCCATCATTACCGCCACCCAAATGTTAGATAGTATGGTCAGCAACCCCCGTCCTACCCGTGCAGAAGTATCCGATGTAGCCAACGCTATTCTCGACGGTACAGATGCAGTCATGCTTTCCAATGAAACAGCAGTTGGTGATTACCCAGTGGAAGCAGTAGCAACAATGGCGCGAATCGCCGAACGTATTGAACAAGAAGAAGCACAAAACTTAAACTCTCCTCAATCAAGAGATAATAGACGCTCTATTCCTAACGCTATTAGTCAAGCTGTAGGTCAAATTGCTGAAAATCTGAACGCATCAGCAATTATGACCTTGACACAAACAGGAGCTACAGCCCGCAACGTTTCTAAATTCCGACCTAAAACACCCATTTTAGCGATCACACCCCATGTAAATGTAGCGCGACAGCTACAAATGGTCTGGGGAGTTAAACCCCTACTGGTGCTGGAATTACCATCAACTGGACAGACATTTCAAGCAGCCATTAATGTCGCTCAAGAGAAAAACCTCTTAAACGAAGGTGATTTAGTCGTAATGACTGCTGGTACTCTCCAAGGAGTTTCTGGGTCAACAGACTTGATTAAGGTTGAAGTAGTAACAGCGGTACTAGGACAGGGAATAGGACTAGGACAGGGTTCAGTCAGTGGCCGCGCACGGGTAGCTTATACTGGTATGGATGCAAGTAACTTTAACCCAGGTGATATTTTAGTTGCACCTCGTACTGGCGTTGATTTTGTAGATGCAATTCGCAAAGCAGGCGGAATTATTACAGAAGATGAAAGTCTCACAAGTCATGCCGCAGTCATTGGGTTACGTTTAGGTGTACCAGTAATAGTTGGTGTTAAGGAAGCAACACAAGTAATTAAAGATGGAGCGATTTTAACTTTAGATATGCAACGGGGTTTAGTTTACTCTGGTGCTGTGGGAACACTATAA
- a CDS encoding photosystem I protein PsaX, with translation MTKGKAAKPTYAFRTGWALLLLAINFLVAAYYFHIID, from the coding sequence ATGACCAAAGGTAAAGCTGCTAAACCTACCTACGCTTTCCGTACAGGTTGGGCGTTGTTATTGTTGGCTATCAACTTTTTGGTAGCAGCTTATTACTTCCACATCATTGACTAG
- a CDS encoding response regulator, whose translation MANKILVIDDTTVVRVKVREMLPPGNFEVLEAKDGLEGYNLILNEKVSLIMLDFILPKMSGWEVFQKIQANSELKKIPLVIMSGRKEEITEKIPEPFEYFEFLNKPFDQRQLISAIKSAMAKATKKGRPEINTPGITPLPKESVSAKPGSREGVSSAEIQALNEKIAKMQAEIYSLKKQLTQVVTFIKQKIK comes from the coding sequence GTGGCCAACAAAATTTTAGTTATCGATGACACTACAGTTGTTAGGGTAAAAGTACGAGAAATGTTACCTCCGGGCAATTTTGAGGTATTGGAAGCAAAAGACGGTTTAGAAGGATATAATCTGATCCTAAATGAAAAAGTCAGCCTGATCATGTTGGATTTTATATTACCGAAAATGAGTGGCTGGGAAGTTTTCCAAAAAATTCAGGCCAACTCAGAATTAAAGAAAATTCCTTTAGTGATTATGTCTGGTCGCAAGGAAGAGATAACAGAAAAAATCCCTGAACCATTTGAATATTTTGAATTTCTTAACAAGCCTTTTGACCAGAGACAGCTGATTAGTGCAATCAAGTCAGCTATGGCTAAGGCTACTAAAAAAGGCCGTCCAGAAATTAACACCCCAGGAATCACTCCCCTCCCAAAAGAATCAGTTTCAGCAAAACCAGGTTCTAGAGAAGGTGTTTCTTCCGCAGAAATTCAGGCTCTAAATGAAAAAATCGCTAAAATGCAAGCAGAAATTTATAGTTTGAAGAAACAGTTAACTCAGGTTGTGACATTTATTAAACAGAAAATTAAGTAG
- the crtR gene encoding beta-carotene hydroxylase, whose translation MLTSEAHRPLTIPPKELLAPPGDFNPTLLLFSVVVMMLVLSNFGYWLWDWPHWLCFSINTLALHCSGTVIHDACHQSAHRNPIINAMLGHVSALILAFALPVFTRVHLQHHRNVNHPQDDPDHYVSTGGPLSLIAVRFLYHEVFFFQRKLWRKYELLEWFISRLTVISIVYISVEYHFLGYILNFWFIPAFLVGIALGLFFDYLPHRPFVERSRWKNARVYPGKVLNILILGQNYHLIHHLWPSIPWYNYQPAYYLMKPLLDEKGSPQTSGLLHKKDFLGFLYDIFIGIRLHH comes from the coding sequence ATGCTCACGTCGGAGGCACACAGGCCACTGACAATCCCCCCCAAAGAACTTTTAGCACCTCCCGGTGATTTTAATCCCACACTACTGCTGTTTTCTGTAGTGGTGATGATGTTGGTATTATCTAACTTTGGTTACTGGCTGTGGGATTGGCCCCATTGGTTATGCTTTAGTATTAATACTCTGGCCTTGCATTGTTCTGGGACGGTAATTCACGATGCGTGCCACCAGTCAGCCCATCGTAATCCCATCATTAATGCCATGTTGGGTCATGTTAGCGCCTTAATTTTAGCTTTTGCGCTTCCAGTATTTACACGGGTACATTTGCAGCATCATCGTAATGTCAATCATCCTCAAGATGATCCTGATCATTATGTTTCTACAGGTGGCCCGTTATCGTTGATTGCAGTACGATTTTTGTACCATGAAGTATTTTTCTTTCAACGGAAATTATGGCGCAAGTATGAGCTATTGGAATGGTTTATCAGTCGCTTAACTGTCATTTCTATTGTTTATATTTCTGTCGAATATCACTTTTTGGGGTATATTCTCAATTTTTGGTTTATTCCGGCATTTTTGGTGGGTATAGCATTGGGGTTATTTTTCGATTATTTACCCCATCGTCCCTTTGTGGAGCGCAGTCGCTGGAAAAATGCTCGTGTCTATCCTGGTAAGGTTCTCAATATTCTAATTTTGGGGCAGAATTACCACCTCATTCATCATTTGTGGCCTTCAATCCCTTGGTATAATTACCAACCTGCCTATTATTTGATGAAGCCGTTACTGGATGAAAAGGGTAGTCCGCAAACTTCAGGTTTGTTGCATAAAAAGGACTTTCTAGGATTTCTCTATGATATTTTCATAGGTATCAGACTTCATCACTAA
- a CDS encoding helix-turn-helix domain-containing protein, with product MQHKKLQGDIESNNIGINQKGAWGKGKLEIKEQVCLSLFYWRKILTFEVLGFHFGI from the coding sequence ATGCAGCATAAGAAACTTCAAGGTGACATAGAAAGTAACAACATAGGTATAAATCAGAAAGGAGCATGGGGGAAAGGGAAACTAGAGATAAAAGAACAGGTATGTCTATCCTTGTTCTATTGGAGGAAAATTCTAACATTTGAGGTTTTAGGTTTCCATTTCGGTATATAG
- the hrmK gene encoding hybrid histidine kinase/response regulator HrmK, with translation MQQPSSLPEQNSQIDGTPTLLQTIQQLRDDLWLESSLNQLQSRLYECLLSAANTMSQVITPEAEIFQTVVNELHQALNGSWIGCTHCAVGIAQCQPQEKNGRICYVSRFSTVETRTTEISYKQRTKLEFKLDAAIRLEDLQQMERQKPRIAWPLVDDSRDVMAWLIIATAKPRDHREQIHPLQIQLRSQLITKTIQHFNTALAQLRQIQFWQQRCQQLANFNQELERTNQLKNQFLANTSHEIRTPLSSIIGFTHLLLAQGYEPERQRHQEYLHIIQSSGKHLLDLINDILDLSKIEANQLEVQWEIVEVSTLCRNVLALVKEKAANKGLKLRLEIENDVTNLVVDPLRLKQMLLNLLFNAVKFTNLGSVGLRVSIKDLYLRFSVWDTGIGISQENQTRLFRPYSQIINPGAGSNEGSGLGLVVTQQLAEIHGGYLELESAIDQGSCFTIVLPLKPQGRASEAIDIKAEEDSEISQEVKKYSDSQSSSRIFINTSRVILLVEDDLANSELIRVYLGRLGYQVTCVKNAQEMWTMLPQIEPAVILMDVSLPNANGLNLVKQLRDNIEYQQIPIIAQTAMTMKGDRETCLAAGVDDYISKPIDLQLLGSIVAKYS, from the coding sequence ATGCAGCAACCTTCAAGTTTACCAGAACAGAACTCACAGATAGACGGAACGCCAACTCTTTTGCAAACAATCCAGCAACTGCGGGATGACTTGTGGTTAGAAAGTAGCTTGAATCAGTTGCAAAGCCGATTGTATGAATGCCTGCTTTCAGCTGCTAACACTATGTCACAGGTGATAACCCCAGAAGCAGAGATTTTTCAAACCGTTGTAAATGAACTGCATCAGGCTTTAAATGGCAGTTGGATAGGGTGTACGCATTGTGCCGTAGGCATAGCTCAATGTCAACCACAAGAAAAAAACGGTAGAATTTGTTATGTTTCTAGGTTTTCTACCGTGGAAACACGAACTACAGAAATTAGCTATAAACAACGGACAAAGCTGGAGTTTAAATTAGACGCTGCTATCAGATTAGAAGATTTACAGCAAATGGAGAGACAAAAACCACGGATTGCTTGGCCTTTAGTTGATGATTCTAGAGATGTGATGGCATGGCTAATTATTGCCACAGCTAAACCACGCGATCATCGTGAGCAAATTCATCCATTACAGATTCAACTGCGATCACAATTAATCACAAAGACAATCCAGCACTTTAATACAGCCTTAGCACAACTGAGGCAAATTCAATTTTGGCAACAACGTTGTCAACAGTTAGCTAACTTTAATCAGGAACTAGAACGCACCAATCAACTCAAAAACCAGTTTCTGGCCAATACCAGCCACGAAATTCGCACCCCGCTTAGTTCTATTATTGGATTCACCCATCTACTGCTGGCACAAGGTTACGAACCAGAAAGACAACGCCATCAAGAATATTTACACATCATCCAATCTAGTGGTAAGCATTTGCTAGACCTGATTAACGATATTTTGGATCTCTCTAAAATTGAAGCTAACCAACTAGAAGTGCAATGGGAAATAGTCGAAGTATCAACATTATGCCGTAATGTTTTAGCTTTGGTAAAAGAGAAAGCTGCTAACAAAGGGTTGAAACTACGGTTGGAAATAGAGAATGATGTCACAAATTTAGTAGTCGATCCCTTGCGACTCAAGCAAATGCTATTAAATTTATTATTTAACGCTGTAAAATTTACAAATTTAGGAAGTGTTGGTTTACGGGTATCTATAAAAGATTTATACTTACGATTTTCAGTTTGGGATACTGGTATTGGCATTTCCCAGGAAAACCAAACACGCTTGTTTCGTCCCTACAGTCAAATTATTAATCCTGGTGCTGGAAGCAATGAAGGTAGCGGTTTGGGGTTAGTGGTGACACAGCAACTTGCAGAAATTCATGGTGGTTATTTAGAATTGGAATCAGCAATTGATCAAGGTTCATGTTTTACCATTGTCCTTCCTCTCAAGCCACAGGGGAGAGCTTCGGAAGCTATCGATATCAAGGCAGAAGAAGATTCAGAAATTAGTCAGGAGGTGAAAAAATATTCTGATTCCCAATCTTCTTCTCGTATATTCATAAATACCTCACGAGTAATTTTATTGGTAGAAGATGATTTAGCCAATTCCGAATTAATAAGAGTTTATCTTGGTAGATTGGGTTATCAAGTAACTTGTGTTAAGAATGCTCAGGAAATGTGGACAATGCTGCCACAAATAGAACCAGCAGTTATTTTAATGGATGTGAGTCTACCAAATGCCAATGGTTTGAACTTGGTAAAACAACTCAGAGACAATATTGAATATCAGCAGATACCAATAATTGCTCAAACAGCAATGACAATGAAAGGAGATAGAGAAACTTGTCTAGCCGCCGGTGTGGATGACTATATTTCTAAACCTATAGATTTACAACTTTTAGGTAGTATAGTGGCAAAATATAGCTAA
- a CDS encoding branched-chain amino acid ABC transporter permease, producing the protein MDTELIAQLIVNGISVGSIIALAAVGLTLTYGILRLSNFAHGDFLTLGAYLTLVVNTLGVNIWLSMILAVVGTVAAMLLAEKLLWSKMRSIRATSTTLIIISIGLALFLRNGIIFIWGGKNQNYNLPVTPALELGQIRVPQNQLWVLGLSIVAISLLHYLLQKTKIGKAMRAVADDLDLARVSGINVDRVILWTWVIGGTLTSLGGSMYGLITAVRPNMGWFLILPLFASVILGGIGNPYGAITAAFIIGIVQEVSTPWLGSQYKQGIALLIMILVLLIRPKGLFKGTI; encoded by the coding sequence ATGGATACAGAACTAATAGCTCAATTAATAGTTAACGGAATTTCTGTAGGTAGTATTATTGCCTTAGCAGCAGTTGGACTTACCCTGACCTACGGAATTTTACGGCTATCTAATTTTGCCCACGGTGATTTCCTTACATTGGGAGCTTATTTAACACTGGTGGTAAATACCCTGGGGGTAAATATTTGGCTATCAATGATTTTAGCTGTAGTTGGTACAGTAGCTGCAATGTTACTGGCAGAAAAATTACTATGGTCAAAAATGCGGTCGATTCGGGCTACTTCGACTACACTGATCATTATTTCTATTGGTCTGGCTTTATTTCTCCGCAACGGCATTATTTTTATCTGGGGTGGTAAAAATCAAAACTATAATCTCCCTGTCACCCCTGCTTTAGAATTGGGTCAAATAAGAGTACCGCAAAATCAATTATGGGTACTGGGGTTATCAATAGTAGCAATTTCGTTGCTTCACTACTTACTGCAAAAAACCAAAATTGGTAAAGCCATGCGAGCAGTAGCTGATGATTTAGACTTAGCTAGAGTCTCTGGCATTAACGTTGATAGAGTAATTCTCTGGACTTGGGTAATTGGTGGTACTTTAACTTCTTTAGGCGGTAGTATGTACGGTTTAATTACTGCTGTCAGACCAAATATGGGTTGGTTTTTGATTCTCCCCTTATTTGCTTCCGTAATTTTAGGAGGTATCGGCAACCCTTACGGTGCGATCACAGCTGCTTTTATCATTGGCATTGTTCAAGAAGTCAGCACCCCTTGGCTGGGTTCACAGTACAAACAAGGCATAGCCTTATTAATCATGATTTTAGTATTGCTAATCCGTCCCAAAGGTTTATTCAAAGGCACGATTTAA
- a CDS encoding helix-turn-helix domain-containing protein: MFYWRKMPTFEVLGFHFGISKTEAKETFDYWLEILRDVFPASVLEQVGKHDSD, translated from the coding sequence TTGTTCTATTGGAGGAAAATGCCAACATTTGAGGTTTTAGGTTTCCATTTCGGTATATCGAAAACGGAAGCAAAGGAGACATTTGATTACTGGTTAGAGATATTACGAGATGTTTTCCCTGCTAGTGTCCTTGAACAGGTAGGAAAACATGATAGCGATTAA
- the larE gene encoding ATP-dependent sacrificial sulfur transferase LarE: MTLTEKLEQVKHLFVEMGQALIAYSGGVDSTLVAKIAYDLLGDRALAVTAVSPSLLPEELADATAQAATIGIAHKIVQSHEMENLNYTSNPINRCYFCKSELHDTLNPLVLELGYSYVVDGVNADDLHDYRPGIQAAKERGARSPLAEIGVTKAEVRQLSQQLGLPWWDKPPQPCLSSRFPYGEEITIAKLHRVGRAEIYLRNLGWENLRVRSEGNTARIELPPEKIQDFILTTDLPTLLSTFQNLGFIYVTLDLEGYRSGKLNQVLQQIAAR; encoded by the coding sequence ATGACACTAACAGAAAAACTAGAACAAGTAAAACATTTATTTGTGGAAATGGGGCAGGCTTTGATAGCCTACTCAGGGGGAGTTGATAGTACATTAGTGGCCAAGATTGCTTATGATCTGTTGGGCGATCGCGCTTTGGCTGTAACTGCGGTCTCCCCTTCCCTACTACCAGAAGAATTAGCAGACGCAACAGCACAAGCAGCAACTATTGGCATAGCCCATAAAATCGTCCAGAGTCACGAGATGGAAAATCTCAATTACACCTCTAACCCTATAAACCGTTGCTATTTTTGCAAAAGTGAATTGCACGACACACTCAACCCATTAGTATTAGAGTTAGGATATTCTTATGTAGTAGATGGGGTCAATGCAGATGATTTGCATGATTATCGCCCCGGAATTCAAGCAGCAAAAGAAAGAGGTGCGCGATCTCCCCTAGCAGAAATAGGTGTCACAAAAGCCGAAGTTCGTCAACTTTCTCAACAACTCGGATTACCTTGGTGGGATAAACCACCCCAACCATGTTTAAGTTCTCGCTTTCCCTACGGCGAAGAAATTACCATAGCCAAATTACACCGAGTCGGTAGAGCAGAAATCTATTTACGAAATCTGGGTTGGGAGAATTTACGGGTACGTTCAGAAGGTAATACAGCCAGAATAGAATTGCCACCAGAGAAAATTCAAGATTTCATCTTAACTACAGATTTACCCACTCTCCTGAGTACATTTCAGAATTTAGGATTTATCTACGTCACGTTAGATTTAGAAGGTTATCGAAGCGGCAAGTTAAATCAAGTCTTACAACAGATTGCAGCCAGATGA
- the lipA gene encoding lipoyl synthase yields the protein MSSSRNVELKSEIAAIPSWLRRSIGKASEISTVQRIIKQRQLHTICEEGRCPNRGECYAQKTATFLLMGPTCTRSCAFCQIDKGHAPMPVDVEEPQKVAEAVQLLGLRYVVLTSVARDDLDDGGAGHFVKTMETIRQINPETQIEVLTPDFWGGTDVGETGQKRRIEMIVTAQPACFNHNVETVRRLTGPVRRGAKYDRSLSVLATVKKIDVRIATKSGLMLGHGETREEIIETMADLLAVGCDCLTLGQYMRPSLEHLPVQKYWTPEEFEELRKIAEDMGFSHVCSGPLVRSSYHAGSVDS from the coding sequence ATGAGCTCTTCCAGAAACGTCGAACTCAAATCAGAAATTGCAGCAATACCTAGCTGGTTGCGTCGTTCTATTGGTAAGGCCAGTGAAATTTCCACTGTACAACGTATTATTAAGCAGCGCCAACTTCATACCATTTGTGAAGAAGGCCGCTGTCCTAATCGGGGGGAGTGCTATGCCCAAAAGACTGCAACTTTTTTACTTATGGGACCGACTTGCACACGGTCTTGTGCTTTTTGTCAAATAGATAAAGGTCATGCCCCTATGCCTGTAGATGTGGAAGAACCGCAAAAGGTGGCTGAGGCAGTACAGCTTTTGGGATTGCGCTATGTGGTACTGACTTCTGTAGCCCGTGATGATTTAGATGATGGAGGTGCAGGGCATTTTGTCAAAACTATGGAAACGATTCGCCAAATCAACCCAGAAACACAAATTGAAGTGCTGACACCAGATTTTTGGGGTGGTACCGATGTCGGTGAGACTGGTCAAAAACGACGGATAGAAATGATTGTTACTGCCCAACCGGCTTGTTTTAATCATAATGTGGAGACGGTACGTAGATTAACTGGTCCTGTGAGACGAGGCGCAAAGTACGATCGCTCATTAAGTGTATTGGCAACAGTAAAAAAAATTGATGTCCGTATTGCCACCAAGTCAGGTTTAATGCTGGGACACGGAGAAACTAGGGAGGAAATAATTGAAACAATGGCGGATCTGCTGGCTGTGGGGTGCGATTGCCTAACATTAGGTCAATATATGCGCCCATCTTTGGAACATCTACCAGTTCAAAAATACTGGACACCAGAAGAATTTGAGGAACTTAGGAAAATAGCTGAAGACATGGGCTTTAGTCATGTTTGTTCCGGTCCATTGGTCCGTAGTTCCTATCATGCGGGGTCAGTTGACAGTTAA